The following proteins are co-located in the Sporosarcina pasteurii genome:
- a CDS encoding putative glycoside hydrolase has translation MKRKSWFAILLVACMLAIPTIGYAEKNQKMADFTERTYGFEEIDKRIIATSTLFRYDSGLTFEYPDAVRGIYVTGHSAGGARFQNLVDLIDSTDLNAMVIDIKDDFGNLTYIPEGDSSLATMDIGKSYIKNPRALLEELEEKKIYPIGRIVVFKDTVLAEKRPDLSFTEGETVWKNGRKEAFVNPFMKDVWDYNVEIAIEAAKMGFQEIQFDYVRFPEGFEKRFESLEYSYGDYAESELDPVQRRVEAVTDFVAYAREQLKPYGVEVSVDIFGYAATLTEAPGIGQNFSKISENVDVISSMIYPSHWTSYFGIAKPDLEPYKLVAEYAKVENEVLGKLENQPVSRPWLQDFTASWLGSGNYLKYGKAEVEAQIKALQDNGINEYLLWNAGNTYSTGVNYKP, from the coding sequence GTGAAGAGAAAAAGTTGGTTCGCGATATTACTAGTCGCATGTATGTTAGCAATTCCTACTATAGGATATGCTGAGAAAAATCAAAAGATGGCAGATTTTACAGAACGTACATATGGTTTTGAAGAGATTGATAAACGAATTATCGCAACGTCGACTTTATTCCGCTATGACTCGGGTCTTACGTTTGAGTACCCTGATGCGGTTCGTGGCATATACGTAACTGGTCATTCAGCGGGGGGAGCACGTTTTCAAAATCTTGTTGATTTAATTGATTCAACGGATTTAAATGCAATGGTCATTGATATTAAAGATGATTTTGGAAATTTAACGTATATTCCTGAGGGAGATTCTTCGTTAGCAACGATGGATATTGGTAAATCTTATATTAAGAATCCGCGCGCATTATTAGAAGAACTAGAAGAAAAGAAAATTTATCCAATTGGTCGTATCGTCGTCTTTAAAGATACAGTGTTGGCAGAAAAGCGGCCGGATCTTTCATTTACAGAAGGTGAAACTGTTTGGAAAAATGGACGCAAGGAAGCGTTTGTCAATCCGTTTATGAAGGATGTATGGGATTATAATGTTGAAATTGCAATAGAGGCGGCGAAAATGGGCTTCCAAGAAATTCAGTTTGACTATGTTCGATTCCCGGAAGGTTTCGAAAAGCGCTTTGAGTCATTAGAATATTCTTACGGGGATTATGCAGAATCTGAACTTGATCCTGTACAGAGACGTGTTGAAGCTGTCACGGATTTTGTTGCTTATGCGCGTGAACAGTTGAAGCCTTATGGGGTAGAGGTGTCTGTGGATATTTTTGGCTACGCAGCGACGTTGACTGAAGCACCAGGAATTGGGCAGAACTTCTCGAAAATCTCGGAAAATGTAGACGTTATTTCTTCGATGATTTATCCAAGTCATTGGACTTCTTATTTTGGAATTGCAAAACCTGATTTGGAGCCTTATAAATTAGTAGCCGAATATGCAAAGGTTGAAAACGAAGTATTAGGAAAGTTAGAGAATCAACCTGTATCACGACCTTGGTTGCAAGACTTTACTGCTTCTTGGCTTGGTTCTGGAAATTACTTGAAATACGGGAAAGCTGAAGTGGAGGCGCAAATTAAAGCGCTCCAAGATAATGGAATTAACGAGTATCTTCTTTGGAATGCAGGAAATACGTATTCAACAGGCGTTAATTATAAACCATGA